The following proteins are encoded in a genomic region of Oryza brachyantha chromosome 11, ObraRS2, whole genome shotgun sequence:
- the LOC102721778 gene encoding chromophore lyase CRL, chloroplastic isoform X1 produces the protein MGSGEDSGAGVGGGGAGGVVRGAVLKALVVVGGVLLLRRLRRSTTRWDHARAVVDALSGEKFSREQARKDPDNYFNLRMLTCPATEMVDGSRVLYFEQAFWRSPEKPFRQRFYMVKPCPKDMKCDVELSSYAIRDVEEYKNFCDRPKDQRPQPEEVIADIAEHLTTIHLSRCERGKRCLYKGSTPPGGFPNNWSGATHCTSDMSIHKNGEVHIWDKGFDDDGNQVASVWGTKAGPYEFKPAPKLNYDDMFSPLNFSAPLTLEKKMESSYSIDDQ, from the exons ATGGGCTCCGGCGAGGACAGCGGCGCTGGCGTCGGGGGAGGGGGCGCCGGCGGGGTGGTGCGGGGCGCGGTGCTGAAGGCGCTCGtggtcgtcggcggcgtcctGCTGCTCCGCCGGCTGCGCCGCTCCACCACCCGCTGGGACcacgcccgcgccgtcgtGGACGCGCTCTCCGGGGAGAAG TTCTCGAGGGAGCAGGCGAGGAAGGATCCTGATAACTACTTCAACTTGAG GATGCTTACATGCCCTGCAACAGAGATGGTGGATGGTTCTAGAGTGCTTTACTTTGAGCAA GCATTTTGGAGAAGTCCAGAAAAACCTTTCCGACAA AGATTCTACATGGTAAAGCCATGCCCAAAGGATATGAAATGTGATGTTGAG TTGAGTTCATATGCGATCAGAGATGTTGAAGAGTACAAGAATTTCTGTGACCGTCCAAAGGATCAAAGGCCACAGCCAGAAGAAGTCATTGCA GACATTGCAGAGCACCTGACCACCATACACTTATCACGGTGTGAGCGTGGAAAACGCTGTTTGTACAAAGGATCAACCCCACCTGGAGGATTTCCTAATAATTGG AGTGGTGCAACGCATTGTACTTCGGATATGTCCATTCACAAGAACGGGGAGGTCCATATCTGGGACAAGGgttttgatgatgatggtaATCAGGTAGCTTCT GTTTGGGGAACCAAAGCTGGTCCTTATGAGTTCAAGCCTGCTCCGAAGTTAAATTATGACGACATGTTTTCGCCATTAAATTTCTCTGCTCCATTGACGCTAGAGAAGAAGATGGAAAGCTCGTATTCAATCGATGACCAGTAG
- the LOC102721778 gene encoding chromophore lyase CRL, chloroplastic isoform X2, which translates to MGSGEDSGAGVGGGGAGGVVRGAVLKALVVVGGVLLLRRLRRSTTRWDHARAVVDALSGEKFSREQARKDPDNYFNLRMLTCPATEMVDGSRVLYFEQAFWRSPEKPFRQRFYMVKPCPKDMKCDVELSSYAIRDVEEYKNFCDRPKDQRPQPEEVIADIAEHLTTIHLSRCERGKRCLYKGSTPPGGFPNNWSGATHCTSDMSIHKNGEVHIWDKGFDDDGNQVWGTKAGPYEFKPAPKLNYDDMFSPLNFSAPLTLEKKMESSYSIDDQ; encoded by the exons ATGGGCTCCGGCGAGGACAGCGGCGCTGGCGTCGGGGGAGGGGGCGCCGGCGGGGTGGTGCGGGGCGCGGTGCTGAAGGCGCTCGtggtcgtcggcggcgtcctGCTGCTCCGCCGGCTGCGCCGCTCCACCACCCGCTGGGACcacgcccgcgccgtcgtGGACGCGCTCTCCGGGGAGAAG TTCTCGAGGGAGCAGGCGAGGAAGGATCCTGATAACTACTTCAACTTGAG GATGCTTACATGCCCTGCAACAGAGATGGTGGATGGTTCTAGAGTGCTTTACTTTGAGCAA GCATTTTGGAGAAGTCCAGAAAAACCTTTCCGACAA AGATTCTACATGGTAAAGCCATGCCCAAAGGATATGAAATGTGATGTTGAG TTGAGTTCATATGCGATCAGAGATGTTGAAGAGTACAAGAATTTCTGTGACCGTCCAAAGGATCAAAGGCCACAGCCAGAAGAAGTCATTGCA GACATTGCAGAGCACCTGACCACCATACACTTATCACGGTGTGAGCGTGGAAAACGCTGTTTGTACAAAGGATCAACCCCACCTGGAGGATTTCCTAATAATTGG AGTGGTGCAACGCATTGTACTTCGGATATGTCCATTCACAAGAACGGGGAGGTCCATATCTGGGACAAGGgttttgatgatgatggtaATCAG GTTTGGGGAACCAAAGCTGGTCCTTATGAGTTCAAGCCTGCTCCGAAGTTAAATTATGACGACATGTTTTCGCCATTAAATTTCTCTGCTCCATTGACGCTAGAGAAGAAGATGGAAAGCTCGTATTCAATCGATGACCAGTAG